One Polaribacter sp. SA4-12 genomic window carries:
- a CDS encoding hybrid sensor histidine kinase/response regulator transcription factor gives MLNSKTKLFYFFILFFSQLGIAQNALEFSQLSGENVSTQSITYDIKQDSVGNLWIASEEGVLKYNSKFFKIYNSYNGLPESLSNRTNKIFVDSKNNIWVGLNNGFCIYNKDLDKFDLIEDKKNLNPSLIKEIGEDSDGNIWVGGFNGLWSYNVTSKKIKRHISKKSIQTFVIVGNEIYIGTQKGFFTYNRKTDIVKKNKLKPGLKNIFSINKIKNDLLVGTKFGKLFKLKVSNNNVVFDTIIKNFSHRISDVILDNSDNILVATDGGGILKLDADYNLINQFTEDPNNINSISSNGIYDLEINKEGVLWIATYGGGVNYVDFNKLPFTKIEHKLNNENSLITNFTRSISQDKKGNLWFGTKKGVSIFNKKNGNWKHLQKFSKDNKVQAIVLTLESDNNFMWVGTYNLGLFKVNINDYSIVHYNSLYPKEDLISRIYNIKRDSKNNIWVAGIEKDLAVISPENEIKKFPILQVKTITETSDGLMLASGKNGVYKINLQNNSFELIENLKPNKKSLAFSSIHSVEETKDKNLVIGTNGAGIVFYNPKSKEVKKLTINSGLPSDIIQGILLDKDDFIWASTTKGLVNIKIIENDTLINVFDKKDGLASTEYNYGSFAKLNGDLFAFGGVNGVTLFNPEKIIAQKQKPKLVFDDFKLFNKSIKPSEKPLGKHINEKELITLKNDENSIEIKFTGIQHSASSKMKYSWKLEGFDEEWTKPSINNFATYTNIGSGEYVFKAKALNKYNNESNTKTIRITVSSPWWTTTNAFIIYFIIIVLLIFGIIHFTTVIINKKNADDQIEFFNNITHEIKTPLTILMSSLDNITNEKTDENTTSNKRIKTTVKRINSLFEQMLNFHRVTSQDSIFQEVSKIDINKYLEKRIYNFKPLTEERNLTIEVNNKWENEIFYYYRDVFDKIILNLLSNAIKYSFNDGKILINLNKTSKSELKIEIVDQGLGIPKDQQKYILKRYYRARNAINSQSPGTGLGLIMTKKLIEKTGGNISFESLENKGTTFTILLKNLKSEYKESAIHENNLLKKEHSLNDQTEIDKFSDAKILIVEDNDELRSILVEAFGTFFQIFEASNGVEGIESASQNFPDLILTDLIMPEMDGMEMSKKLKEDINLNHIPVFMLTVLQNSAQKLESIESGVSEYIEKPIDINLLLAKIINTLKFQKKLREKYIHDTDAENANLFRNKKDQDFLMNLENKVIENIENNSFSVHDLSKSFGMSRTSLYMKLKNLVDLSPQDFVIHTKLKFSKNLLIKGELSIKEVAYSSGFSNPKYFSTSFKKFYSQTPSGFLEGLKN, from the coding sequence ATGTTGAATTCAAAAACGAAGTTATTTTATTTTTTTATTTTATTTTTTTCGCAATTAGGAATTGCTCAAAATGCTTTAGAGTTTTCACAATTGTCAGGAGAAAATGTCTCAACACAGAGTATTACTTACGATATTAAACAAGATAGTGTTGGAAATTTATGGATTGCATCTGAAGAGGGTGTTTTAAAATATAATTCTAAATTTTTTAAAATTTATAATAGTTACAATGGTTTACCAGAATCTTTAAGTAACAGGACAAACAAAATTTTTGTAGACTCTAAAAATAATATTTGGGTTGGTTTAAATAACGGTTTTTGTATATATAATAAAGACTTAGACAAATTCGACTTAATAGAAGATAAAAAAAATCTTAATCCGTCTTTAATAAAAGAAATAGGCGAAGATTCAGATGGTAATATTTGGGTTGGTGGGTTTAATGGTTTATGGAGCTATAATGTTACAAGCAAAAAAATAAAAAGGCATATTTCTAAAAAGTCAATTCAGACTTTTGTAATTGTAGGAAATGAAATTTATATTGGGACACAAAAAGGCTTTTTTACATATAACCGAAAAACCGATATCGTAAAGAAAAATAAGCTAAAACCAGGTTTAAAAAATATTTTTTCTATCAATAAAATAAAAAACGATTTATTAGTTGGTACAAAATTTGGAAAATTATTTAAGTTAAAAGTTTCTAATAATAATGTTGTTTTCGATACGATTATTAAAAATTTTTCTCACCGAATTTCTGATGTAATTTTAGATAATTCAGATAATATTCTTGTTGCTACAGATGGAGGTGGTATTTTAAAATTAGATGCTGATTATAACTTAATTAATCAATTTACAGAAGATCCAAATAATATAAATTCAATATCTAGTAATGGTATTTATGATTTAGAAATAAATAAAGAAGGTGTTTTGTGGATTGCTACTTATGGTGGAGGTGTTAATTACGTTGATTTTAATAAATTACCTTTCACTAAAATAGAGCATAAACTTAATAATGAAAACAGTTTAATTACCAATTTTACTAGGTCTATCTCTCAAGACAAAAAAGGAAACTTATGGTTTGGCACCAAAAAAGGGGTTAGTATTTTTAATAAAAAAAATGGAAATTGGAAACATTTGCAGAAGTTTTCGAAAGACAATAAAGTTCAAGCCATTGTTTTAACATTAGAGTCTGATAATAATTTTATGTGGGTTGGTACATATAACCTTGGTTTGTTTAAAGTTAATATTAATGATTATTCGATCGTTCATTATAACTCTCTTTATCCAAAAGAAGACCTAATATCAAGAATTTATAACATAAAAAGAGATTCTAAAAATAATATTTGGGTAGCTGGTATAGAAAAAGATTTAGCAGTTATTTCTCCAGAAAACGAAATTAAAAAATTTCCAATACTTCAAGTAAAAACAATTACAGAAACTTCTGATGGTTTAATGTTGGCTTCTGGTAAAAATGGCGTATACAAAATAAACCTTCAGAATAATAGTTTTGAATTGATAGAAAATTTAAAACCAAATAAAAAATCACTTGCTTTTTCTTCTATTCATTCTGTTGAAGAAACAAAAGATAAAAACCTAGTTATTGGAACAAATGGAGCCGGTATTGTTTTTTATAATCCAAAATCAAAAGAAGTTAAAAAACTAACAATAAACTCAGGCTTACCTTCAGATATTATTCAAGGTATTTTGTTAGATAAAGATGATTTTATTTGGGCTAGTACAACAAAAGGATTGGTAAACATAAAGATTATTGAGAATGACACACTAATAAATGTATTCGATAAAAAAGATGGTCTTGCTAGTACAGAATATAACTATGGGAGTTTTGCGAAGTTAAATGGTGATTTATTTGCATTTGGTGGAGTAAATGGTGTTACTCTTTTTAATCCTGAAAAAATTATTGCTCAAAAACAAAAACCAAAATTAGTTTTTGATGATTTTAAATTGTTTAATAAAAGCATAAAACCATCTGAAAAACCTTTAGGGAAGCATATCAATGAAAAAGAGTTAATTACGCTTAAAAACGATGAAAACTCAATAGAAATTAAATTCACAGGAATACAACATAGTGCTTCTAGTAAAATGAAATATTCTTGGAAATTAGAAGGTTTCGATGAAGAATGGACGAAACCAAGTATAAATAACTTTGCAACTTATACTAATATAGGTAGTGGAGAATATGTGTTTAAAGCCAAAGCATTAAATAAATATAATAATGAAAGTAATACAAAAACGATTAGGATTACAGTTTCTTCTCCTTGGTGGACCACCACTAATGCTTTTATTATTTATTTTATCATTATTGTTTTATTAATTTTTGGAATAATACATTTTACAACGGTTATTATCAATAAGAAAAATGCAGATGATCAAATAGAATTTTTCAACAATATCACACACGAAATAAAAACACCTTTAACAATTTTAATGTCTTCATTGGATAATATTACCAATGAAAAAACAGATGAAAATACTACATCGAATAAAAGAATAAAGACAACTGTAAAAAGAATAAATTCTTTGTTTGAACAAATGCTGAATTTTCATAGAGTAACTTCTCAAGACAGTATTTTTCAAGAAGTATCAAAAATTGATATCAATAAGTATTTAGAAAAAAGAATTTATAATTTTAAACCATTAACAGAAGAACGAAATTTAACGATAGAAGTAAATAACAAATGGGAAAACGAGATTTTTTACTATTATAGAGATGTCTTTGATAAGATTATTTTAAACTTACTTTCGAATGCCATAAAATACTCATTTAACGATGGTAAAATTTTAATCAACTTAAATAAAACTTCTAAGTCAGAACTTAAAATAGAAATAGTAGACCAAGGTTTAGGAATTCCAAAAGATCAACAGAAATATATTTTAAAGCGTTATTACCGAGCAAGAAATGCGATTAATAGTCAAAGTCCAGGAACTGGTTTAGGGTTAATAATGACAAAAAAATTAATTGAAAAAACTGGAGGAAATATTAGTTTTGAAAGTTTAGAAAACAAAGGAACAACTTTTACAATACTACTTAAAAATTTAAAATCTGAATATAAAGAAAGTGCTATTCATGAAAATAATTTGCTAAAAAAAGAACATTCATTAAACGATCAAACAGAAATTGATAAGTTTAGTGATGCTAAAATTTTAATAGTAGAAGATAATGATGAGTTAAGATCTATCTTAGTAGAAGCTTTTGGTACATTTTTTCAGATTTTTGAAGCTAGTAACGGAGTAGAAGGAATAGAAAGTGCTTCTCAAAATTTTCCAGATCTTATTCTAACCGATTTAATTATGCCAGAAATGGATGGAATGGAAATGTCTAAAAAACTTAAAGAAGACATTAACTTAAATCACATACCAGTGTTTATGCTAACTGTTTTACAAAATTCTGCGCAAAAACTAGAAAGTATAGAAAGTGGTGTTTCTGAGTATATAGAAAAACCTATTGATATTAATTTATTGTTGGCGAAAATTATAAATACACTTAAATTTCAAAAGAAATTAAGAGAAAAGTACATTCATGATACTGATGCTGAAAATGCAAATTTATTCAGAAATAAAAAAGATCAAGACTTTTTAATGAACCTAGAAAATAAAGTTATTGAGAATATAGAAAACAATTCTTTTTCTGTGCACGACCTTTCTAAAAGTTTTGGTATGAGTAGAACTTCATTATATATGAAGTTAAAAAATTTAGTAGATTTATCTCCTCAAGATTTTGTAATTCACACCAAATTAAAATTTTCGAAAAATTTATTAATTAAAGGCGAATTAAGTATTAAAGAAGTTGCTTATAGTTCTGGTTTTTCTAATCCAAAATACTTTAGTACTTCTTTTAAAAAATTCTATAGTCAAACTCCTAGTGGTTTTTTAGAAGGGTTAAAAAATTAA
- a CDS encoding site-specific integrase — MNNLFSFIFYIKRSKADKNGKANVYLRITVNGKRSELSISKKVDVNKWVGAAGKLKGGSAEAQQLNRYIDDISNKIHKIHQKLVEENKKITALRIKEIFCGKDERQKMLLIIFQDHNNQVEKLVGKDFAPGTLERYKTAKKHVQAFIKLDYNLEDINIKDVNHKFIHGFEYYLKTERNCSHNTAIKYITNFKKIIRIAYANGWISKDPFYNWKARLKTVDREFLSKEEIQKLVEKELAIKRLDQVKDIFIFSCFTGLAYADVKKLSKNDIVIGIDGDRWIKTKRTKTNTRSNIPLLITAEAILEKYSEHPDVVQSQFLLPVLSNQKMNAYLKEIADVCEINKNLTFHLARHTFATTVTLTNGVPIESVSKMLGHKSLKTTQHYAKILDRKVSEDMQALKNKFLEQKSNDFNSEGLSTGS, encoded by the coding sequence TTTTCTTTCATCTTTTATATCAAGCGTAGTAAGGCTGATAAGAACGGAAAAGCCAACGTATACTTACGTATAACGGTAAATGGAAAACGTTCAGAGCTAAGTATTTCAAAAAAAGTAGATGTAAATAAATGGGTAGGGGCAGCAGGTAAGCTAAAAGGTGGTTCGGCAGAAGCTCAACAACTAAATAGATATATAGATGATATTTCGAATAAGATTCACAAAATACATCAGAAGCTGGTGGAGGAGAATAAAAAAATTACTGCTCTTAGAATAAAAGAAATCTTTTGTGGTAAAGATGAAAGGCAAAAAATGCTTCTTATAATATTTCAGGACCATAATAATCAAGTGGAAAAATTAGTCGGAAAAGATTTTGCTCCAGGAACACTTGAAAGGTATAAGACTGCAAAAAAACATGTACAAGCTTTTATAAAATTAGATTACAATTTAGAGGATATCAATATAAAAGATGTGAATCATAAATTTATTCATGGTTTTGAATATTATTTAAAGACAGAAAGAAATTGTAGTCATAATACAGCTATTAAGTACATCACTAATTTTAAGAAGATAATCAGAATTGCTTATGCCAATGGTTGGATTAGTAAAGATCCTTTTTATAATTGGAAAGCAAGGCTTAAAACTGTAGATAGAGAATTCTTATCTAAAGAAGAGATTCAAAAATTAGTAGAAAAAGAACTTGCCATTAAACGACTGGATCAAGTTAAAGATATATTTATATTTAGTTGTTTCACGGGATTGGCGTATGCTGATGTTAAAAAATTATCCAAAAATGATATTGTAATAGGTATAGATGGAGACCGATGGATAAAAACCAAAAGAACAAAGACCAACACGAGAAGTAACATTCCGTTGCTAATTACTGCAGAAGCTATTTTAGAAAAGTATAGTGAGCATCCGGATGTAGTACAAAGTCAATTCTTATTACCTGTTTTAAGCAATCAAAAAATGAATGCTTATTTAAAAGAGATAGCAGATGTTTGTGAAATTAATAAAAACCTCACCTTTCATTTAGCACGTCACACTTTTGCTACTACGGTCACTTTAACGAACGGTGTACCTATAGAATCCGTTAGTAAAATGTTAGGACATAAATCACTAAAAACGACCCAACATTATGCTAAAATTTTAGATAGAAAAGTAAGTGAAGATATGCAGGCATTAAAGAATAAGTTCTTAGAACAAAAATCGAATGATTTTAATTCTGAGGGTTTAAGTACGGGGAGTTAA
- a CDS encoding helix-turn-helix domain-containing protein, with the protein MSATIITTEDLLEFKHELLEGIKEMINNQSSFAPKKWLKSSEVRELLSISPGTLQNFRINGTLPYSKVGGVIYYDYEDIQKVLEDNRIDNKY; encoded by the coding sequence ATGTCAGCAACAATTATTACCACAGAAGATCTTCTAGAATTTAAACATGAGTTATTAGAAGGTATCAAAGAAATGATCAATAATCAGTCTAGTTTTGCGCCAAAAAAATGGTTAAAATCATCAGAAGTTAGAGAGTTATTGAGTATTTCTCCAGGAACATTACAAAATTTCCGAATCAACGGAACATTGCCATATTCTAAAGTTGGTGGTGTTATCTACTACGATTATGAAGATATTCAAAAAGTATTAGAAGATAACCGTATTGATAACAAATATTGA
- a CDS encoding RteC domain-containing protein, translating into MKRILLLFEQHNVRQKDIVLKEKISIDILKEQIEISKDTLQKLKVSIRNINFKNNSEEIYFFKQIKPNIYADFIFYTEQLRYLISKPNTTNSILKNYIKNELKKIEGKKRKNIKFYRYIKQKGFNLDNCYFLRENKQLEVFDIDLSASLDNEFYTSHDTLAAEVIAYELLTNFYKKEIKIISNLEEGRFDTKHNDEINSNLNWTSSKTDLVELIYALKVSGAINGGAVNIKELIETASKLFNINISNFYKTYSEIKNRGKERTKFLNTLVNNLKTKLEYDDSL; encoded by the coding sequence ATGAAAAGAATCCTCCTACTATTCGAACAACATAATGTTCGTCAAAAAGACATTGTCTTAAAAGAAAAAATATCTATTGATATTCTAAAAGAACAAATAGAAATATCGAAAGATACCCTACAAAAGTTAAAAGTAAGTATCAGAAATATTAATTTTAAAAATAATTCTGAAGAGATTTATTTCTTTAAGCAGATCAAACCCAATATTTATGCAGATTTTATTTTTTATACAGAACAATTAAGATATTTAATTAGTAAACCAAATACGACAAATTCTATCTTAAAAAATTACATAAAAAATGAATTAAAGAAAATAGAAGGTAAAAAGAGAAAAAATATTAAATTCTATAGATATATCAAACAAAAAGGTTTTAATCTAGATAATTGCTATTTTTTGAGAGAAAATAAGCAATTAGAAGTCTTTGATATTGATTTATCAGCTTCTCTTGATAATGAATTTTATACAAGCCATGATACCTTGGCGGCTGAAGTTATTGCTTATGAATTATTAACCAACTTCTATAAAAAAGAAATTAAGATTATTTCCAATCTTGAAGAAGGTCGTTTTGATACAAAACACAATGATGAAATAAATTCTAATTTAAATTGGACAAGTTCTAAAACGGATTTAGTTGAATTGATTTATGCGCTCAAAGTTTCTGGAGCTATAAATGGAGGAGCTGTTAATATTAAAGAATTGATAGAAACCGCTTCTAAATTATTCAATATAAATATTTCTAACTTTTACAAAACCTATTCTGAAATTAAAAACAGAGGAAAAGAAAGAACAAAATTTCTAAATACATTAGTTAATAATTTAAAGACAAAATTAGAGTATGATGATAGTCTTTAG
- a CDS encoding ATPase, which produces MSTIHSTYNPQNPSIVSIESTQYQLGELKGNHIEYDFNKMLIFLVAKGKSLFGQNFKIFKEDLEIIYKLCVYIIQDEESCKAHKIDPNKGILLSGPVGCGKTTLMKLVRHITPHKKAYKIIPCRNAVFSFNHIGFKTIEDYGNDGFYCFDDIGIEPMGKHFGVDSNVIGEILLSRYELFTRNPELASRSYSKTSTAKSGKAIVTHGTTNLNADEIEERYGNRVRSRMRELFNLIAFDKNCSDKRK; this is translated from the coding sequence ATGAGTACCATTCATTCAACATACAATCCACAAAACCCTAGTATAGTTTCTATAGAAAGTACCCAATACCAATTAGGAGAACTAAAAGGAAATCACATTGAATACGATTTCAATAAAATGCTAATATTTCTAGTAGCAAAAGGAAAATCTCTATTTGGCCAAAACTTCAAAATCTTCAAAGAAGACCTAGAAATTATATACAAGCTATGTGTGTACATTATTCAAGACGAAGAGAGTTGTAAAGCACATAAAATAGACCCAAACAAAGGCATTCTATTATCGGGACCTGTAGGATGCGGAAAAACAACATTAATGAAATTAGTAAGACATATAACGCCACATAAAAAAGCATATAAAATAATCCCTTGCCGCAATGCGGTTTTTAGTTTCAATCATATAGGATTTAAAACAATTGAAGATTATGGAAATGATGGTTTTTATTGCTTTGATGATATTGGTATTGAACCTATGGGAAAACACTTCGGAGTAGATTCTAATGTAATAGGCGAAATTTTACTTTCTCGGTACGAGTTGTTTACTCGTAATCCAGAACTAGCTTCAAGATCTTATAGTAAAACCTCAACGGCAAAAAGTGGAAAGGCAATAGTAACACATGGCACTACAAACCTCAACGCAGATGAAATTGAAGAAAGGTACGGAAATCGAGTGCGTTCTAGAATGAGAGAACTCTTTAATTTAATTGCGTTCGATAAAAACTGTAGCGATAAAAGAAAGTAG